One window of the Procambarus clarkii isolate CNS0578487 chromosome 89, FALCON_Pclarkii_2.0, whole genome shotgun sequence genome contains the following:
- the LOC138359193 gene encoding oviduct-specific glycoprotein-like, whose protein sequence is MENRLVYDVPCIQSLASKSLITVHKDTSVVDKDTSVVDKDTSVVDKDTSVVDKDTSVVDKDTSVVDKDTSVVDKDTSVVDKDTSVVDKDTSVVDKDTSVVDKDTSVVDKHNSLKKSMTCHLTQTANPHI, encoded by the coding sequence ATGGAGAACCGTCTTGTGTACGATGTCCCTTGCATTCAGTCACTCGCTTCTAAGTCGCTGATAACTGTACACAAAGATACCTCGGTAGTAGACAAAGATACCTCGGTAGTAGACAAAGATACCTCGGTAGTAGACAAAGATACCTCGGTAGTAGACAAAGATACCTCGGTAGTAGACAAAGATACCTCGGTAGTAGACAAAGATACCTCGGTAGTAGACAAAGATACCTCGGTAGTAGACAAAGATACCTCGGTAGTAGACAAAGATACTTCGGTAGTAGACAAAGATACCTCGGTAGTAGACAAAGATACCTCGGTAgtagacaaacataacagcttgaAAAAATCCATGACATGTCACTTAACACAGActgccaacccacacatctga